AAGGAATTGTAGAGGATATTGGTTTTCGTTCTACTAGAATTAGAACTTGGGAAGATTCTCTTGTAAGTATTCCGAATTCTGTTGTTGCAAATGCAAATATCGAAAATATGGGAGCTAGAAGATGGAGGAGAAACGTTGTTATTCTCTCTGTCACTTATGATACTTCCCCTGAAAAAATGGAAGCATTCTTGGAGGGAATTAAGTATATTTTAAAACGAAGCCCTTTGGTAGTACCTGATACAATGAATGTTGCTTTCCGAGATTTTGATTCTTCTTCTTTAAATGTTCTTATGCAGTTTGGATTGGAAGTGGATTCATTTCCGAAAAATCTGGAAGGTAGACAAGTTATATTTCTAGAAGTAGTTCGGCTTGCAAAGGAAATGGATATCAGTTTTGCATTTCCAACTTCTACTTTGCATGTAGAATCTTTTCCAGAAAAAAAACCAACTAGAGTTCCAAAAGAAAGATCAATTCCAAAATATAAAGAAGCGGCCTCTGGTTTTGCTGGGGGCGGGAAATCTGCCAAGGAAGGGGCTGGGATTTTTACGGCACCCTACAGGGAATTACCAGAAAAAGATCCTAATACAAAAAATAAATTCTAACTAGTCAATTTATTATTGACTGTTTGCGTGGAAATTTGTCAGATTAATTTTTAATGCTATTAGTGGGTTTATCTATAGCTAATTGTTTAGATTTTATGATTAAGAACTCCAGAGGGGGGACTATGGTGTATGTTGAAAAACAATCTCGCGATATTGATGTAGTAACTTCTTTAGAACAGAAAAATCATATACTCTCTAAATATTTACTTGAGAAAGACTTAATGTTGCGCATGGATCCCTTTGATCAAAAAGTTATTCTTAAAAAAATTTTAGAAGGAGGGGATAAGATTTTAGTATATTTACCTCCTGATACTGATGTGTTTTTCCCTTCGAACGTTCAATTATTTAAGATTCTTGCTAATTATATTCATTTAGATTGTGATTTTATTCGGCAAGTTGATGCGAATTTGGTTTTACTGCGCGTAAACAAGTTAGAAATTGCAAAGAAAAATAGGGATGACGAGCGTATACCGCTAGAATCTGGTATTGCCTTTGCGACAAATATTATTTCTACGAAAATTTTAATTGAAGGGAATATGTTTAATATCCCAAATCTTGTGAAAGTAAATTTTGAAGATTACGAAAATCGTTTAAGAGAGAAAACAGGTGATAAAATTAAAATCGATATTTTTCGTTCTGATTTAGACTGGCGATTTGATATAGTTAAAAAAACGCAAAAATACATTTGGATTTCAAATACACAAATCCCAAAATCCTATGAGTCCTCTTTTCCTGACCAAGTGAATTTTAAGGAAGAGGTTGATGATGAAATTCAATCTCGAATCACAAAATTCAAAGAAGAAAAAATCCTTTCTGAAATAATCCTACCGATTTTATACAGCAATCATTTTGGTGAAACTATTTCACTCGGATATATTCAAATTCAAAGTAAGGAAAAAATCCTTTCAGAGATTGATTTGAATGAATACAAAGTAGTAGCAGTGGAAATTTCCAATCGTATAAAAGAATCTAATACACTTAAAACAACAGAACGATTCCAAATTTTAGAAGCATCTAGGCATGGACTAAAAATGAGGATTACCAATCCATTACTGATTGAAACTTTACAAAAACACGATCGATTTGTTTTTGATATTTATTTTAAGATGCAAGCTCCTTTCACTGTATCAGGAGAAATTCGTTGGATGTCAATGGATGAAGAATCAAAAAAACTAGATCTCGGCATTAAATTGATCGGCAAATCCGCTTTACCCGGAGAAAGAGAAAGATACTATAAAAATATAGAGTTAGCAAGAACAAATAAAATATAGTAATACTTCCTAACATTTTCTAAAATCTATTCTTCAATACTTTTCCTTTCATCGAATTCACGTTGAATAATGTTTACCTGCGTCTAACGTAATTTTCCATTTTCGAAAAATTTGAGTATTATCAACCAACACAAATAAGGCTTTTTTAAAACGGGTGGTTTTGGGGTTAATTGGTATTGATATAAAAAAAGGAGGTTTCCCTCCTTCTTATTTTATATACCACTTCTCATAAATAACTTCCGTTATTTTTCAAGAAAAGGGTATATCATTTTTCAAAATGAATTGCGTCTTACAACTTCTGTTATGTCGAAATGGTACATACTGACTCAATTTTATATATAATCTTGCACAACGATTAAATAGAATCAGTATATAATCAATATCGCGGTAAAGACTACTCGACGATACTATCTTTCACTAGAGAGTCTAATGGAAGTTTGTCTTTGGGCAGTTTTTCCAAATCAGGAAATTCATACCCATCTTTGTAATGTTTTTTATCTTTTGGGTCAAAAAACTTTTTGTATTTGTCAGAATATCCCCAAACAAATACAGACTTCGCTGGGTTTTGTCCAACTACAACATATTTTGGAGATATATATCCATCTTTGCCATCAATAGAAATCGCAATGGATTGTTTTGCTACCCATTTGTGATTTCTATATTCGCTAGCTACACCTACAGTGCCTTTTTTTACATCCGCAATTTTTTGTGTTAATTCAGGATCTGAGTAGAGAGCGGAATCCCAAGTAACCTCAGCTTTTTTTCCACAAGCAATGAAAGTTAGTATAAAAATTATATATAATGTTTTTTTCATATCTATTCCTCTTTTTATTGGTGGTGACCCAAAGATTTTTCTAGTCTAGGATCGCCCACTGGAATTAATTTAGAAGACTCCATACTTTTTAATACGACAAATCCAAATAATCCAACTGCCCCAATGGTAACTCCAAGTGTAACTCCAAGACCTAAAATATTAAAATGTTCAAAATTACTTGGAAATACAATCCAATAAAGTTCAATTGCATGAGAAATTAATATCCATACTGCTACTTTGGACAAGAAGTTAATATCTCGTTTATTTGGACGATTTAACAAAAGGAAAAATGGGATAATAAACTTGATAAATGGAATTGCATATGAAAATGCAGCCCATCCACCCATAAGTCTTTGCTCATACCAAAACGTTTCTTCCGGTAAGTTTGCATACCAAATAAGCATAAACTGGCTAAATCCAACATACGCCCAAAATACACAAAAGGATAACATGAATTTACCTACGTCATGGATATGGTTTTCATTCACTGCGTCACCAAAGTAACCATTCTTTTTTAAATAGAATATTGCAACGGCAAGGGCAGATAAACCAGTCTGATAAGCACCGGCAAATATGTATACTCCCCACATAGTAGAAAACCAATGTGGTGTAAGTGACATGAGTAAGTCAAATGCAAATACGGAAAAAGATAATGCAAAGAAAAGTATGAATCCACCGGCAAGTTTTGCATTTTTGCTTGTGTGCTCTACGTCTTTGTCAGTATCTTGTGCGACAGAGTTTTTGTGAAATAAGAATCCGAATAAAGACCAGATTCCTGCAATCACGATAAGTCTTCCAATGAAGAAAGGAGCATTTAACCAAGCACTTTTGTGTTGAATGAGCTTATCATTCTTTACAAGCTCTGACTCTGTATGAGACCATTCATATAAATCATGTGTCCCAAAAATAACTAGAACGGCTAATAGCACTAAACCTACGGGAAGAAATTTTCCAAAGTTCTCAGTGATGCGTCTAACAGTAACTAACCAATGTGCTCCAGTGATATGTCCAATCGCAGTGAAAAATACACCTGTGATGGAAATTCCTAAGATAAATACAGTTGCTACGAGTAGGGCAGACCATGCTGGATTTGAATGTGCACCAACATGTCTTGCTTCAAAGTGTAGACCAAAGAAACCGCCTACAAAACTTACAATTCCAATTAGGATCATAAGAAAAAGAATATTGCGAGTTCCACTACTAAGTTTAAAATTTATCAGATTTTCTTGAATTTCTGCTTTCATAAAGTTACCTATTTAGTCGCAGAAGCTTTTGATTTTTGCTCAGCTTCTTGCAGTTTTCTTATATACAAAATGATTTTCCATCTGTCATCAGGCTCAATTTGCGCCGCATAACTTCCCATTAACCCACGTCCCATTGTGATGATGTGGTAAACCTGTCCGTCAGTCCAACCTTGGATTTTTTCTGAAACTAAACTAGGAGGTCTAACTGAAAATCTAGGATATGGCCCGACTACACTACCATTGCCTGCACCAGTTACACCGTGGCAAGGGGAGCAGTAAATTTGGTATCTACCTTCTCCTCTTTCATAGTTTGCTAAAGATGTTTTAGAAGGGTATGGATTTTTAAGTCCTTGGTCTTTCGTCATTTC
This sequence is a window from Leptospiraceae bacterium. Protein-coding genes within it:
- a CDS encoding cytochrome c produces the protein MNLKNFLILIFLTFTVANCEYSKPVYEFFPDMYDSPARESQEMDNYLNSYGRRLPPEGTVPVGYYPYEFQEIATPDEMTKDQGLKNPYPSKTSLANYERGEGRYQIYCSPCHGVTGAGNGSVVGPYPRFSVRPPSLVSEKIQGWTDGQVYHIITMGRGLMGSYAAQIEPDDRWKIILYIRKLQEAEQKSKASATK
- a CDS encoding DUF1577 domain-containing protein; the encoded protein is MVYVEKQSRDIDVVTSLEQKNHILSKYLLEKDLMLRMDPFDQKVILKKILEGGDKILVYLPPDTDVFFPSNVQLFKILANYIHLDCDFIRQVDANLVLLRVNKLEIAKKNRDDERIPLESGIAFATNIISTKILIEGNMFNIPNLVKVNFEDYENRLREKTGDKIKIDIFRSDLDWRFDIVKKTQKYIWISNTQIPKSYESSFPDQVNFKEEVDDEIQSRITKFKEEKILSEIILPILYSNHFGETISLGYIQIQSKEKILSEIDLNEYKVVAVEISNRIKESNTLKTTERFQILEASRHGLKMRITNPLLIETLQKHDRFVFDIYFKMQAPFTVSGEIRWMSMDEESKKLDLGIKLIGKSALPGERERYYKNIELARTNKI
- a CDS encoding SH3 domain-containing protein, producing MKKTLYIIFILTFIACGKKAEVTWDSALYSDPELTQKIADVKKGTVGVASEYRNHKWVAKQSIAISIDGKDGYISPKYVVVGQNPAKSVFVWGYSDKYKKFFDPKDKKHYKDGYEFPDLEKLPKDKLPLDSLVKDSIVE